A window from Vibrio cortegadensis encodes these proteins:
- the mukE gene encoding chromosome partition protein MukE, translating to MSSTNTDDYMPENLVKAISNPLFPALDSVLRSGRHISSEDLDNHALLCDFEMELAHFYQRYNTELVKAPEGFFYLRPRSTSLIGRSVLSELDMLVGKVLCFLYLSPERLAHEGIFTNQELYEELLSLADEKKLMKLATNRASGSDLDKEKLFDKVRTSLRRLRRIGMIIAIGETGKFRISEAVFRFGADVRIGDDVREAQLRLIRDGEAVVHTQEPSQGSLLNIEENSEQDNEQEQIELEGEA from the coding sequence ATGTCATCAACAAATACTGACGATTACATGCCAGAGAATCTGGTTAAAGCCATCTCCAATCCACTATTTCCGGCTTTAGATAGCGTATTACGCTCAGGTCGACATATCTCTAGTGAAGATCTCGATAATCACGCGCTATTGTGTGATTTTGAGATGGAATTGGCGCACTTCTATCAGCGTTACAACACGGAATTAGTGAAAGCACCTGAAGGCTTTTTCTATTTACGTCCTCGCTCTACCTCTCTTATTGGTCGTAGCGTACTTTCAGAGCTCGACATGCTGGTGGGGAAAGTACTTTGCTTCTTATACCTCAGCCCAGAACGTTTAGCGCATGAAGGGATCTTCACTAACCAAGAGTTATACGAAGAGCTCCTCTCTCTGGCTGATGAAAAAAAATTAATGAAGCTGGCAACAAACCGCGCTTCTGGCTCTGATTTAGACAAAGAAAAACTGTTCGATAAAGTTCGTACGTCGCTACGCCGTTTACGTCGAATCGGCATGATCATCGCGATAGGTGAGACGGGTAAATTCCGTATTAGTGAAGCCGTATTCCGCTTCGGCGCCGATGTGCGTATTGGTGATGATGTTCGAGAAGCTCAATTGCGTCTGATCCGAGATGGCGAAGCGGTTGTTCATACTCAAGAGCCTAGCCAAGGCAGCCTGTTGAATATTGAAGAGAACAGCGAACAAGATAATGAACAAGAGCAAATAGAATTAGAGGGTGAAGCATGA
- the mukF gene encoding chromosome partition protein MukF, producing MSEMTQTAEDQSIDELVGWVKQHDFSLNLSPERLAFLIAIAVLSNERFDEELGEGELHDAFTIVTRMFEETGDASAFRANNAINEMVKQKLISRFTSEINDGASIYRLSPLAIGISDYYLRHRQFSKLKLSIQLSMVAGEMARAIEAAQKGGTPGHWKKNVYGVLKYSVGEIFDQIDLNQRVMDEQQQSVKQKIADLLNNDWREAINNCESLLSETSDTLKELQDTLQAAGDELQTQILDIQEIVYGDDELEFVGEILFGLQMKLDRITSWGQQAIDLWIGYDRHVHKFIRTAIDMDKNRAFSQRLRQSVTDYFDAPWFLTHADAERLSDLRDEALVLRDDEVMGQVPLEVEYEEFKQVNDELSERIGSMLQIHKQQGTPIDLGIVLRDYLTAHPRTHHFDLARIVVDQAVRLGYSESDYQAIQPDWQAINDFGAKVQANVINKY from the coding sequence ATGAGTGAGATGACTCAAACTGCAGAAGATCAATCAATTGATGAATTGGTTGGCTGGGTAAAGCAGCATGACTTCTCATTGAATCTTTCCCCTGAGCGATTGGCATTTCTGATTGCTATCGCGGTACTAAGTAATGAAAGATTTGATGAAGAGTTAGGTGAGGGTGAATTGCACGATGCATTTACCATTGTCACTCGAATGTTTGAAGAAACAGGTGATGCATCCGCTTTTCGCGCAAACAATGCAATTAATGAAATGGTTAAACAGAAATTAATTAGCCGTTTCACAAGTGAAATAAATGATGGTGCGAGTATTTATCGTTTATCGCCACTTGCTATCGGGATTTCTGATTATTACCTACGTCATCGTCAGTTTTCAAAGCTAAAACTATCGATCCAGCTGTCAATGGTAGCAGGGGAGATGGCAAGAGCGATTGAAGCGGCACAAAAAGGTGGTACTCCGGGTCATTGGAAAAAAAATGTTTATGGGGTCTTGAAGTATTCTGTTGGTGAAATATTTGATCAAATAGATTTAAACCAACGAGTGATGGATGAGCAGCAACAGTCGGTCAAACAAAAGATTGCCGATTTGTTGAATAACGATTGGCGAGAAGCGATCAATAACTGTGAATCATTACTGTCCGAGACATCCGATACATTAAAAGAGCTGCAAGACACATTGCAAGCCGCTGGTGATGAACTACAGACTCAAATTCTAGACATTCAAGAAATCGTTTATGGCGATGATGAATTAGAGTTTGTCGGCGAAATTTTGTTTGGCTTACAGATGAAGCTAGACAGAATAACCAGTTGGGGACAGCAAGCTATCGATCTCTGGATTGGCTACGACAGGCATGTCCATAAATTCATCCGTACCGCTATCGATATGGATAAAAACCGCGCGTTTAGTCAGCGTTTACGTCAATCTGTTACAGATTACTTTGATGCCCCTTGGTTTCTTACACATGCGGATGCGGAGCGTTTAAGCGACCTTCGAGATGAAGCGCTGGTCTTGCGTGACGATGAAGTGATGGGACAAGTGCCACTTGAAGTGGAATACGAAGAATTTAAACAAGTAAATGATGAACTCTCTGAGCGAATTGGTTCAATGTTGCAAATTCATAAGCAGCAAGGGACACCAATTGATTTGGGAATTGTACTACGCGATTACCTGACTGCTCATCCAAGAACTCATCATTTCGATTTAGCTCGAATTGTGGTCGACCAAGCCGTTCGCTTGGGTTATTCCGAATCTGATTATCAGGCAATTCAACCTGATTGGCAGGCGATCAACGATTTTGGCGCAAAGGTACAAGCAAATGTCATCAACAAATACTGA
- the cmoM gene encoding tRNA uridine 5-oxyacetic acid(34) methyltransferase CmoM translates to MTEDRNFDDIAHKFAKNIYGSDKGDIRQSILWEDLELALSTFDEQQRSLSILDAGGGLAQMSQKIAELGHQVTLCDLSSEMLQLAKVDIAKNGLLEQYRLIHSPIQAIGSHLDDKVDVAMFHAVMEWLADPKTALDIVLDQVKPGGVASIMFYNHHGLVFKNVICGNIPHVLDGMPHRKRFKLQPQKGLKPEEVYQWIEDAGFDICGKSGIRSFSDYIGNMEYMGDYQFEDVLALEKQLCRQEPYLSLGRYIHVWARKNV, encoded by the coding sequence GTGACTGAAGATCGCAATTTCGACGATATTGCCCACAAATTTGCAAAAAACATTTATGGTTCTGACAAAGGCGATATTCGTCAGAGCATTTTGTGGGAAGACTTAGAGCTCGCATTATCAACCTTTGATGAGCAACAGAGATCACTTAGCATTCTTGATGCTGGTGGCGGTCTTGCTCAAATGTCGCAAAAGATTGCTGAACTCGGACATCAAGTCACATTATGTGATCTATCTTCTGAAATGCTGCAACTTGCTAAGGTTGATATTGCAAAAAACGGTTTGCTTGAGCAGTATCGGCTGATTCATTCTCCGATACAGGCAATCGGCAGTCATCTTGATGACAAAGTCGATGTTGCTATGTTCCATGCTGTAATGGAGTGGTTGGCCGATCCGAAAACAGCGTTAGATATCGTTCTCGATCAGGTTAAGCCTGGTGGAGTGGCCTCTATCATGTTTTATAATCACCACGGTCTGGTTTTTAAGAATGTGATTTGTGGCAATATCCCTCACGTGCTTGACGGTATGCCACATAGGAAAAGATTTAAATTACAGCCACAAAAAGGGTTGAAGCCAGAAGAGGTGTATCAATGGATAGAAGATGCTGGCTTTGATATTTGTGGTAAGTCAGGTATTCGCTCATTTAGTGACTATATCGGAAATATGGAATATATGGGCGATTACCAATTTGAAGATGTGTTAGCACTAGAAAAACAGTTGTGCAGACAAGAGCCATACCTTTCATTAGGCCGTTACATTCATGTGTGGGCTAGAAAAAATGTATGA